The Sorangiineae bacterium MSr11367 genome window below encodes:
- a CDS encoding FHA domain-containing protein: MTASSSTHVAVTLSVYRRERLVKTVTLRDPVLRIGTDPRSQLSIDDTTASRTHAVVEVREDGPTLIDLGTNSGTWVNGARVNRCRLRVGDEIRIGTTHIHVERIEAAAN; the protein is encoded by the coding sequence ATGACGGCGTCTTCCTCTACGCACGTCGCGGTCACGCTCAGCGTCTACCGGCGTGAGCGGCTGGTCAAAACCGTGACGCTTCGCGACCCGGTCTTACGCATTGGCACCGATCCCCGCAGCCAGCTGAGCATCGACGACACCACGGCGTCACGCACGCACGCCGTCGTGGAGGTGCGAGAGGACGGGCCCACGTTGATCGACCTCGGGACCAACAGCGGTACGTGGGTGAACGGGGCCCGCGTGAATCGCTGCCGCTTACGCGTGGGCGACGAGATCCGCATCGGCACGACGCACATCCACGTCGAGCGCATCGAAGCCGCTGCCAACTAA
- a CDS encoding TIGR03960 family B12-binding radical SAM protein → MKAVAPLDHPYASFVHGVEKPARYLGGEFGAAKKDWNAVRARVCLAFPDLYDIGMSHLGFKILYKILNDDPRTLAERCYTPWIDMQKELRDRALPLVSLESAHALCDFDVVGFSLQFELTYTNVLTMLDLGRIPLRSSDRSESDPLILAGGPTATHPEPMAPFLDAVVIGDGEERMTDVALAWVTLREQGVPRKERLRALAKLEGVYVPSLYETVVDPDGGFDVVVAPKDPEVPFPVRRSLVDDLNRFPFPDDGPIGGPEAIFDRMSIEIARGCTEGCRFCQAGMIYRPVRERDPEQIVATALAAVKKSGYDEVSLTSLSTADYSCIAPLIKKVTDKLVPERVSLGVSSLRAYGLEETVLDDIQRVRATGVTFAPEAGSQRMRDVVNKNVTEEQLMTTAERIFSRGWTSMKLYFMIGLPTEEESDVREIPRVGGRAREVGRRIKKEKNAGAPSVTVSVSTHVPKPHTPFQWCAIDAPDSVKQKQRWLAEEAKRAKVELKVHGSDGSWVEAIFARGDRKLAAVLERAYRAGARFDSWDDQLDIDAWRDALAAEGIDPAQYLGTIPVTARLPWDHIDVGLEEGFLAREYRKALKSRLSLPCGKAAGMFVHHTNLGDANQDHRRLVCYDCGVACDLEAMRDQRIDYLTKLGAKEKRVLPVLVAPPPPPSPAEPVGAAEPKKPVKGKGPPPRIVQGDARRYRFAYTKIGRSSFLSHLDLIRALPRAFRRCDLSLFYSSGYHPKPDMMFAPALSLGVSSLAEIVDIKLTCDVDPREHLAALTAGSPEGVRFFAGARLGPKDVPVSRTIEAARYAVCIPRAVLASRGGEAWLHERAAALLASTECRVLRRIEKIGKWVDVRSFLRTLSVGDPIAARAAVDAGFVGELVPVLVDLDILPNGTAKIAEVVQALSPDDPLDYVAVRAGLGIFRDGVLVSPVDAVAFAPKSADCGGLASRFQASSGSETIPARPAP, encoded by the coding sequence ATGAAGGCCGTAGCCCCGCTCGATCATCCGTATGCCTCCTTCGTTCATGGCGTCGAAAAGCCGGCGCGTTACCTGGGAGGCGAATTCGGCGCTGCCAAGAAGGACTGGAACGCCGTCCGCGCGCGCGTCTGCCTCGCGTTTCCGGATTTGTACGACATCGGGATGAGCCATCTGGGGTTCAAGATCCTCTACAAAATCCTGAACGACGACCCGCGCACCCTGGCCGAGCGCTGCTACACGCCCTGGATCGACATGCAGAAGGAGCTGCGCGATCGCGCGCTGCCGCTGGTGTCGCTGGAGAGCGCGCATGCCCTGTGTGACTTCGACGTGGTCGGCTTCTCGCTGCAGTTCGAGCTGACGTACACCAACGTGCTCACGATGCTCGATCTGGGGCGGATTCCCCTTCGATCGAGCGATCGCAGCGAAAGCGATCCCCTCATTTTGGCGGGTGGCCCCACGGCCACGCACCCCGAGCCCATGGCCCCGTTCCTCGACGCCGTCGTCATCGGCGATGGCGAAGAGCGCATGACCGACGTGGCCCTCGCATGGGTCACGCTGCGCGAGCAGGGCGTGCCGCGCAAGGAGCGGCTGCGCGCGCTGGCGAAGCTCGAAGGCGTGTACGTGCCCAGCCTCTACGAGACCGTCGTGGATCCCGACGGCGGGTTCGACGTGGTGGTGGCGCCGAAGGATCCCGAGGTGCCGTTTCCCGTGCGTCGGTCCTTGGTCGACGACTTGAACCGATTTCCCTTTCCGGACGACGGGCCCATCGGCGGGCCGGAAGCGATCTTCGACCGCATGTCGATCGAGATCGCCCGCGGCTGCACGGAAGGGTGCCGCTTTTGCCAGGCCGGGATGATCTACCGCCCCGTGCGCGAGCGCGATCCCGAGCAGATCGTGGCCACCGCCCTCGCGGCCGTGAAAAAGTCCGGTTACGACGAGGTGAGCCTCACGTCGCTGTCGACCGCGGATTACTCGTGCATTGCGCCGCTGATCAAAAAGGTCACCGACAAGCTGGTGCCCGAGCGGGTGAGCCTCGGTGTCTCGTCCCTACGCGCGTACGGTCTCGAGGAGACGGTGCTCGACGACATCCAGCGCGTGCGCGCGACCGGCGTCACCTTTGCGCCGGAGGCGGGCAGCCAACGCATGCGCGACGTGGTGAACAAGAACGTCACCGAAGAGCAGCTGATGACCACCGCGGAGCGCATTTTCTCGCGGGGTTGGACCAGCATGAAGCTTTACTTCATGATCGGGCTGCCCACCGAAGAAGAGAGCGACGTGCGCGAGATCCCGCGCGTCGGTGGGCGGGCGCGCGAGGTGGGGCGGCGCATCAAGAAGGAGAAGAACGCCGGGGCGCCGTCGGTGACGGTGAGCGTGTCCACGCACGTGCCGAAGCCGCACACGCCGTTTCAATGGTGCGCCATCGATGCGCCGGACAGCGTGAAGCAGAAACAGCGCTGGCTCGCGGAGGAGGCCAAGCGGGCCAAGGTGGAGCTCAAGGTGCACGGCTCCGACGGCTCCTGGGTCGAAGCGATTTTCGCGCGCGGCGATCGCAAGCTCGCCGCGGTGCTCGAGCGCGCCTACCGCGCCGGTGCGCGCTTCGACTCGTGGGACGATCAGCTGGACATCGACGCGTGGCGCGATGCCCTCGCCGCCGAGGGCATCGACCCGGCGCAGTACCTGGGCACCATCCCGGTCACGGCGCGCCTGCCGTGGGACCACATCGACGTTGGCCTCGAGGAGGGCTTCCTCGCGCGCGAGTACCGCAAGGCGCTGAAAAGCCGCCTTTCCCTGCCGTGCGGCAAGGCCGCGGGCATGTTCGTGCACCACACGAACCTCGGGGACGCGAATCAGGATCACCGCCGCCTCGTCTGTTACGACTGCGGTGTCGCCTGCGATCTCGAGGCCATGCGCGATCAGCGCATCGACTACCTGACGAAGCTGGGTGCCAAGGAAAAGCGGGTGCTGCCGGTCCTCGTCGCGCCGCCTCCGCCGCCGTCACCGGCAGAGCCGGTCGGCGCCGCCGAGCCGAAGAAGCCCGTGAAAGGCAAAGGCCCGCCGCCGCGTATCGTGCAGGGTGATGCGCGCCGCTACCGGTTTGCGTACACGAAGATCGGCCGGAGCAGCTTCCTCTCGCACCTCGACTTGATCCGCGCCTTGCCGCGCGCATTCCGCCGCTGCGATCTCTCGCTGTTTTACTCCTCCGGGTACCATCCCAAGCCGGACATGATGTTCGCCCCCGCGCTTTCGCTCGGTGTTTCGAGCCTCGCGGAGATCGTCGACATCAAGCTCACGTGCGACGTCGATCCGCGCGAGCACCTTGCAGCGCTCACGGCCGGCTCGCCCGAGGGCGTTCGCTTCTTCGCGGGCGCGCGCCTCGGTCCCAAGGACGTCCCCGTCTCGCGCACCATCGAGGCTGCGCGTTACGCCGTGTGCATCCCGCGCGCGGTTCTCGCGTCGCGTGGCGGTGAAGCGTGGCTCCACGAGCGCGCCGCCGCACTTCTTGCCTCCACGGAGTGTCGCGTTCTTCGCCGCATCGAAAAAATCGGCAAGTGGGTCGACGTCCGCTCTTTCCTCCGCACCCTGTCCGTCGGCGACCCCATCGCGGCCCGCGCCGCCGTCGATGCCGGCTTCGTGGGCGAGCTCGTTCCCGTCCTCGTCGATTTGGACATTCTGCCCAATGGCACGGCCAAAATCGCCGAAGTGGTCCAGGCCCTCTCGCCGGACGACCCGCTCGATTACGTGGCCGTGCGCGCAGGCCTCGGCATCTTCCGCGACGGCGTGCTCGTTTCGCCAGTCGATGCCGTTGCATTCGCGCCAAAGTCGGCTGATTGTGGCGGACTCGCGAGTCGTTTTCAGGCGAGCAGCGGCAGCGAGACAATCCCGGCGAGGCCGGCGCCTTAG
- a CDS encoding radical SAM protein, with the protein MKEDTLVIHEIYASIQGESTFAGLPCTFVRTTGCNLRCTWCDTTQAFYGGTRMARADVLARALATGTELVELTGGEPLLQPGVFPLMRELCDQGRTVLVETSGEADVTGVDPRVHKIMDLKAPGSGESHRNRWSNLDFITARDEIKFVLASRTDYEWMRDTVRSRDLTARTPNLLASTVFGKLSPKELVAWVLEDALRVRVQLQMHKYIWAPETQGV; encoded by the coding sequence ATGAAGGAAGATACGCTAGTCATTCACGAGATTTACGCGAGCATCCAGGGCGAGAGCACATTCGCCGGGCTGCCCTGCACCTTCGTGCGCACCACGGGCTGCAACCTGCGCTGCACCTGGTGCGACACCACGCAGGCCTTCTATGGCGGCACCCGCATGGCCCGCGCCGACGTGCTCGCCCGTGCCCTCGCCACCGGCACCGAGCTGGTCGAGCTCACCGGCGGCGAGCCTCTGTTGCAGCCCGGCGTCTTCCCGCTGATGCGCGAGCTCTGCGACCAAGGCCGCACCGTGCTCGTGGAGACGAGCGGCGAGGCCGACGTCACCGGCGTCGATCCGCGGGTGCACAAGATCATGGATCTGAAAGCCCCTGGCTCGGGCGAATCGCACCGCAACCGCTGGTCCAACCTGGATTTCATCACCGCGCGCGACGAGATCAAGTTCGTCCTCGCGAGCCGCACCGACTACGAGTGGATGCGCGACACCGTGCGCTCCCGCGATCTCACCGCGCGCACCCCGAACCTCCTCGCGAGCACCGTCTTCGGCAAATTGAGCCCAAAGGAGCTCGTAGCCTGGGTCCTCGAAGACGCGCTCCGCGTGCGCGTGCAATTGCAGATGCACAAGTACATCTGGGCCCCCGAAACCCAAGGCGTGTGA
- the fbp gene encoding class 1 fructose-bisphosphatase → MPDPTNTDRSSFASEAPGPTSLPIRASSVVGTTLREHVLAGMHAAPGATGQFTSLLNHISLGIRIITTRVRAAGLAGLLGYTGDTNVQGEQVQKLDAFANDVLVNVLERSGHCGLLASEELDEARFATNSGKYVVLFDPLDGSTNIDTNVSIGTIFAILRRRHGEIVPAVEDALQPGRRIVAAGYALYGPSTIFVLSTGHGVDAFTLDPNVGEFFLSHPNIRCPERGNCFSTNDGNYARWAKGVRRWHDWIREENKEDARPYGHRYVGSLVADAHRTLLKGGIFAYPADTKSTKGKLRLLYEANPISFLFEQAGGAATNGEKPILDIHPHELHERTPLIIGSKADVFDYETFASERRT, encoded by the coding sequence ATGCCCGACCCTACCAACACAGACCGCTCCTCCTTTGCCAGCGAAGCCCCTGGTCCGACCAGTCTGCCGATTCGTGCATCCTCCGTCGTCGGTACGACATTGAGGGAGCACGTCCTGGCCGGCATGCACGCCGCGCCGGGCGCGACGGGGCAGTTCACCTCGCTGCTGAATCATATTTCGCTGGGGATACGCATCATCACCACCCGCGTGCGCGCGGCCGGGCTCGCTGGCCTCCTGGGCTACACCGGGGACACGAACGTGCAGGGCGAGCAGGTGCAAAAGCTCGATGCGTTCGCCAACGACGTCTTGGTCAACGTGCTGGAACGCAGCGGCCACTGCGGTCTGCTGGCGAGCGAGGAACTCGACGAGGCGCGGTTCGCGACCAACTCGGGCAAGTACGTCGTGCTGTTCGACCCATTGGATGGGTCGACCAACATCGACACGAACGTCTCCATCGGGACCATCTTCGCGATCTTGCGCCGGCGCCACGGCGAGATCGTTCCCGCGGTCGAGGACGCGCTCCAACCGGGACGCCGCATCGTCGCCGCCGGCTATGCGCTCTACGGCCCGTCGACCATCTTCGTTCTGAGCACCGGCCACGGTGTGGACGCGTTCACGCTCGATCCGAACGTGGGTGAGTTTTTCCTCTCGCACCCGAACATCCGCTGCCCCGAGCGTGGCAACTGTTTCTCCACCAACGACGGCAACTACGCCCGCTGGGCGAAGGGCGTGCGCCGCTGGCACGACTGGATCCGCGAGGAAAACAAAGAAGACGCTCGCCCCTACGGCCACCGCTACGTGGGCTCTTTGGTGGCCGACGCGCACCGCACCTTGTTGAAGGGCGGCATCTTCGCCTACCCCGCCGACACCAAGAGCACCAAGGGCAAGCTGCGCCTCTTGTACGAGGCCAACCCCATCTCGTTCTTGTTCGAGCAAGCCGGCGGCGCCGCCACCAACGGCGAGAAGCCCATCTTGGACATCCACCCCCACGAGCTCCACGAGCGCACCCCGCTCATCATCGGCTCCAAAGCCGACGTCTTCGACTACGAAACCTTCGCCTCCGAGCGCCGCACCTAG
- a CDS encoding class I fructose-bisphosphate aldolase, with protein sequence MALTDRVKQILSWYGSESPGVKTNLVRLMNTGALAGTGKFVILPVDQGFEHGPARSFAPNPEGYDPDYHFQLAIDSGCNAYAAPLGFLEAGADKFAGQIPLILKLNNSDTLAKVDQPCSALTGSVKDAVRLGCVAIGYTIYPGSGQRNTMYQDLRDLIAEAKSYGLPTVLWAYPRGAGLSKEGELAADVGAYAAQISAQLGAHIIKIKPPKDFIEQPEAKKVFEKYNIPTKTLADRVRHCVQSAFNGKRIIIFSGGEAKGTEDVLAEVKEIAAGGGFGSIMGRNAFQRPRPEALKLLSDVIAIFKNA encoded by the coding sequence ATGGCACTTACCGATCGCGTCAAACAGATTCTCTCGTGGTACGGCTCGGAGAGCCCCGGCGTCAAAACGAATCTCGTTCGTCTCATGAATACCGGCGCCCTCGCCGGTACGGGAAAGTTCGTTATTCTGCCGGTTGATCAGGGATTCGAGCACGGGCCTGCACGTTCGTTCGCGCCGAACCCGGAAGGCTATGATCCCGACTACCACTTCCAGCTCGCGATCGATTCGGGCTGCAATGCGTACGCGGCGCCTCTCGGCTTCCTCGAAGCCGGAGCGGACAAGTTCGCAGGGCAGATCCCGCTCATCCTGAAGCTGAATAACTCCGACACGCTGGCCAAGGTCGATCAGCCTTGCAGCGCCCTCACCGGCTCGGTGAAGGACGCCGTGCGTCTCGGCTGCGTGGCCATCGGCTACACGATTTACCCCGGCTCGGGTCAGCGCAACACGATGTACCAAGACCTGCGCGATCTGATCGCCGAGGCCAAGTCGTACGGCCTCCCGACGGTGCTTTGGGCTTACCCCCGCGGCGCCGGCCTCTCGAAGGAAGGCGAGCTCGCGGCCGACGTGGGCGCGTACGCGGCGCAGATCAGCGCGCAGCTCGGCGCGCACATCATCAAGATCAAGCCGCCGAAGGACTTCATCGAGCAGCCCGAGGCGAAGAAGGTCTTCGAGAAGTACAACATCCCGACCAAGACGCTGGCCGATCGCGTTCGTCATTGCGTGCAGAGTGCATTCAACGGCAAGCGCATCATCATCTTCTCGGGCGGCGAAGCCAAGGGCACGGAAGACGTGCTCGCCGAGGTGAAGGAGATCGCGGCGGGCGGCGGCTTCGGCTCCATCATGGGCCGCAACGCCTTCCAGCGTCCGCGCCCGGAGGCGCTCAAGCTCCTCTCCGACGTGATCGCGATCTTCAAGAACGCGTGA
- a CDS encoding aspartyl protease family protein — translation MANAPVSHEARNTGHAGVAGDENGKRDPAQSYPRPRIKIRYEIGGRAFPLPLVRGAIGGEPTWMLVDTGANSHVIAGWLARKAKLDTKNFGDQGTDHAGHAIVTSRVDRSQITVDGWGALPDAPTLVTEIPEAVARIGIGAFLSPQQLATSGRGTALVLDLARGEMYATDSAQAPAELEGKGADPFTVAARICEDRASPIRGLAFVVPAKIEGADVSLLLDTGAHRSDLLAGTPAARRLMPRSIPNREQVYAASGKLSTRTVRGAKVHVGAHTSVTDVDIIPGESDPSCPRDGVLAMDILKSCIVIFDRSTVLGRCLP, via the coding sequence GTGGCGAATGCGCCGGTCTCGCACGAAGCGCGCAACACCGGTCATGCTGGCGTTGCGGGCGACGAGAACGGCAAGCGAGACCCCGCGCAGTCGTATCCTCGTCCACGGATCAAGATTCGTTATGAGATTGGGGGACGAGCTTTCCCGCTGCCGCTCGTGCGCGGGGCCATCGGCGGCGAGCCGACGTGGATGCTCGTCGACACGGGGGCCAACAGCCACGTGATCGCGGGCTGGCTGGCGCGCAAGGCGAAGCTCGACACGAAGAATTTCGGCGACCAGGGAACGGACCATGCGGGCCACGCCATCGTGACGTCGCGCGTGGATCGATCGCAGATCACCGTCGACGGTTGGGGAGCGCTCCCGGATGCGCCCACGTTGGTGACGGAGATCCCCGAGGCCGTCGCACGCATTGGCATCGGCGCATTTCTGTCGCCGCAGCAGCTGGCCACCTCGGGCCGTGGAACGGCTCTGGTGCTCGACCTGGCCCGCGGCGAGATGTACGCGACGGATTCCGCGCAGGCCCCAGCAGAGCTGGAAGGAAAGGGCGCCGATCCGTTCACGGTCGCCGCGCGCATTTGCGAGGATCGGGCGAGTCCCATCCGCGGGCTGGCCTTCGTGGTGCCCGCGAAGATCGAAGGGGCGGACGTTTCGCTGTTGCTCGATACGGGCGCGCACCGTTCGGACCTTCTCGCGGGCACGCCGGCCGCACGACGGCTCATGCCGCGCAGCATTCCAAATCGGGAACAAGTGTACGCCGCCAGCGGCAAGCTCTCGACGCGCACCGTTCGCGGGGCCAAAGTGCACGTTGGCGCGCACACCTCGGTGACGGACGTGGACATCATTCCCGGCGAGTCCGATCCGAGCTGTCCGCGCGACGGGGTCCTTGCCATGGATATCTTGAAATCGTGCATCGTGATTTTCGACCGCAGCACCGTGCTGGGTCGCTGCTTGCCATGA
- a CDS encoding retroviral-like aspartic protease family protein translates to MKVRFAALAVVLVTTGVSAAPVLQRKAVVRYDVAGLAPLPFVRGAVGRETTWMLLDTGASTHVATAAVTRRGGVKTVAGGDNIEDHSSATLASTRAEAAQVSLEGWGKLPQGQLLVIEQNEASLASKANVGVFLSPQRLEEGRIVVLDLRIAELRTAADELEVMRTLATRARDPLLRGVRVCSGVFVAQARVEGQTADLLIDTGATRSTIYETTEAGRLLGPRTTKSNLQSETPSGKLQSRTYHGAQIEAGDFQVKTDVEVFSGGPPADCKTDGVLGFPALRSCVLVFGPRRGQLRARC, encoded by the coding sequence ATGAAGGTGCGCTTCGCGGCGTTGGCCGTGGTCCTCGTGACCACGGGGGTCTCGGCTGCACCCGTGCTGCAGCGCAAGGCCGTCGTTCGCTACGACGTGGCAGGGCTCGCGCCGCTGCCGTTCGTGCGCGGCGCGGTGGGGCGCGAGACCACGTGGATGCTGCTCGACACGGGTGCCTCGACGCACGTGGCCACGGCGGCGGTCACACGGCGCGGTGGGGTCAAGACGGTCGCCGGCGGCGACAACATCGAGGACCACTCCAGCGCAACGTTGGCCTCGACCCGCGCGGAAGCGGCCCAGGTGTCGCTCGAGGGCTGGGGCAAGCTGCCGCAAGGCCAGCTCCTGGTCATCGAGCAGAACGAGGCGAGCCTCGCCAGCAAGGCCAACGTGGGCGTGTTCCTCTCGCCGCAGCGCCTCGAAGAAGGGCGCATCGTCGTTCTGGATCTGCGCATCGCGGAGCTGCGCACGGCCGCCGACGAGCTCGAGGTGATGCGCACCTTGGCAACCCGCGCGCGCGATCCACTGCTGCGCGGTGTGCGCGTATGCAGCGGCGTCTTCGTGGCCCAGGCGCGCGTCGAAGGGCAAACGGCGGATCTGCTGATCGACACGGGGGCGACACGCTCCACGATTTACGAGACGACGGAGGCCGGCAGGCTCCTCGGCCCGCGCACGACGAAGAGCAATCTGCAGAGCGAAACGCCGTCGGGCAAACTGCAGTCGCGCACGTACCACGGCGCGCAGATCGAAGCGGGCGACTTCCAAGTGAAGACCGACGTCGAAGTCTTTTCGGGCGGGCCGCCCGCGGACTGCAAGACGGACGGCGTTCTGGGCTTCCCTGCCCTGCGCAGCTGCGTTCTCGTGTTCGGCCCACGCCGAGGTCAACTCCGCGCACGATGCTGA
- a CDS encoding protein kinase: protein MLIAGRFVLEAEAGRGGMGIVHRALDRTTGCAVALKVLRKADAAALRRFAREAEVLGKLQHPDIVRCIAHGEGEDGEPYLALEWIDGESLQAHLVRAVEAGERLPIADVLELGQRLAGALEAAHAVGIVHRDVKPSNILLAGGSLRQPKLVDFGIVRTGSAEHATTTGTVLGTVGFMAPEQARGDENLDGRADLFSLGCVLFRCLTNRDAFAGPDPVAVISRLLMHKPPSVSELRPDVPHELDLLVARLLAKERERRPASAAEVKRALARIDAAQLGETQGSRIAAAPSTKGRRPLWLAAIAVAVGILGVALGLRAWRLPPAPQPVAPPVPTLLTDHATSPSCSPPAAEAYASALRSMHEGRWDESGRLLDQAWEADNACPQVALRRFLAVYNVMPLHVQRERLHDAMRFRDALSARDRLVLDALGKSVTQGRSDDSVTHLLDELVRQYPNDTEVLMLGATHGKLEVARGPEDLEAAVEGFRNAAKIDPKYSDAWQMMGEALAQLGREDESDEAFAQCLRVSPASVDCMALRIEALQRRGKCEGAVEQARQKTSWEPAESSPYALLADTLAGAHAAREAIEEVLVLRWNRLPPSSREETRLLETAHLEAWNGHFDVALRTAEKVAPYLANSTDPEKHWADALLRVEALLETGDVARATREAVAVLRRKDAWGPNPLRGLKMASAEPWLLAAALRGGKLSRSEWRDATKAWDRANEEVLSPFDRWAFTWGAAVGPSLDAAEAMAAAPTERPGDVMRDFRLTWREGIVDGYAGRITMEANDVARAMPLLERAARGCHGMRYPFFEVRVHLWLGMAREKRGDTAGACSAYRGVLDRWGKATPRSVTAIEAEKRRRALACK from the coding sequence ATGCTGATCGCGGGTCGCTTCGTCCTGGAAGCAGAAGCCGGACGCGGCGGGATGGGCATCGTTCATCGCGCCCTCGATCGCACGACGGGATGTGCCGTGGCGCTCAAGGTGCTGCGCAAGGCCGACGCGGCGGCCCTGCGCCGCTTCGCGCGGGAGGCCGAGGTCCTGGGCAAGCTGCAGCACCCGGACATCGTGCGCTGCATCGCGCACGGTGAAGGCGAGGACGGTGAGCCGTACCTGGCCCTCGAGTGGATCGACGGTGAAAGCTTGCAGGCGCACCTCGTGCGCGCCGTGGAAGCCGGCGAGCGCCTGCCCATCGCCGACGTGCTGGAGCTCGGACAACGCCTCGCGGGCGCGCTCGAAGCGGCGCACGCGGTGGGCATCGTTCACCGCGACGTGAAGCCCAGCAATATTTTGCTCGCGGGCGGGAGTCTGCGCCAGCCGAAGCTCGTCGACTTCGGCATCGTGCGTACGGGGTCGGCCGAGCATGCGACGACCACGGGCACGGTGCTCGGCACCGTGGGCTTCATGGCCCCGGAGCAGGCGCGCGGCGACGAGAACCTCGACGGACGCGCCGATCTGTTCTCGCTCGGGTGCGTGCTCTTTCGTTGCCTCACGAACCGCGATGCCTTCGCCGGGCCGGATCCGGTGGCCGTCATTTCGCGGCTGCTGATGCACAAGCCGCCGAGCGTGAGCGAGCTTCGCCCCGACGTCCCGCACGAGCTCGACCTGCTCGTCGCGCGGCTGCTCGCCAAAGAGCGCGAACGCCGGCCGGCCAGTGCGGCGGAGGTGAAACGGGCGCTGGCGCGCATCGATGCGGCACAGCTCGGGGAGACGCAGGGCTCGCGGATCGCTGCGGCGCCGTCGACCAAGGGGCGGCGCCCGCTCTGGCTCGCGGCCATTGCGGTGGCCGTGGGGATCCTGGGCGTCGCGCTCGGACTGCGTGCCTGGCGACTGCCGCCGGCTCCGCAGCCGGTCGCGCCGCCGGTGCCAACGCTCCTCACGGACCATGCGACGTCTCCATCGTGCTCGCCACCGGCAGCCGAGGCGTACGCGAGCGCCCTACGCTCGATGCACGAAGGGCGCTGGGACGAGTCCGGGCGACTACTCGACCAAGCTTGGGAGGCCGACAACGCGTGCCCTCAAGTCGCGCTTCGACGCTTTCTCGCGGTGTATAACGTGATGCCGCTGCACGTCCAGCGCGAGCGTCTGCACGACGCCATGCGCTTCCGTGACGCCTTGAGCGCGCGCGATCGCCTCGTCCTGGATGCCCTGGGCAAGTCCGTCACCCAAGGGCGCTCCGATGACAGCGTCACGCACCTTCTGGACGAGCTCGTCCGCCAGTATCCCAACGACACCGAAGTTCTAATGCTCGGGGCCACCCACGGAAAACTGGAGGTGGCCCGCGGCCCGGAGGACCTCGAGGCCGCGGTGGAAGGCTTCCGGAACGCCGCCAAAATCGACCCAAAGTATTCCGACGCGTGGCAGATGATGGGCGAAGCCCTCGCGCAGCTTGGGCGCGAGGACGAGAGCGATGAGGCGTTCGCCCAGTGCCTCCGGGTGTCGCCCGCGTCGGTCGACTGCATGGCCCTGCGCATCGAGGCGCTCCAGCGACGAGGAAAGTGCGAGGGCGCGGTCGAGCAAGCGCGCCAGAAGACGTCGTGGGAGCCGGCCGAATCGAGCCCTTACGCTCTTTTGGCCGATACGCTCGCAGGGGCCCATGCGGCGAGGGAAGCCATCGAGGAAGTGCTGGTCCTTCGTTGGAACCGACTGCCACCATCGTCGCGCGAAGAGACGCGCCTCCTCGAGACTGCCCACTTGGAGGCGTGGAATGGGCACTTCGACGTGGCGCTTCGCACGGCCGAGAAAGTCGCGCCCTATCTCGCCAACAGCACCGACCCAGAGAAGCATTGGGCCGACGCATTGCTGAGGGTCGAAGCGCTTCTCGAAACCGGCGACGTGGCACGCGCCACGAGGGAAGCCGTGGCGGTGCTTCGGCGCAAGGACGCCTGGGGCCCAAACCCGCTGCGCGGTCTCAAGATGGCATCGGCGGAGCCCTGGTTGCTGGCCGCCGCGCTTCGCGGAGGAAAACTCTCCCGGTCCGAGTGGCGCGACGCCACGAAGGCGTGGGATCGCGCGAACGAAGAGGTGCTCAGTCCCTTCGATCGCTGGGCGTTCACGTGGGGTGCTGCGGTGGGGCCATCGCTCGACGCGGCCGAGGCCATGGCCGCCGCCCCCACCGAGCGCCCCGGAGACGTCATGCGAGATTTCCGTTTGACGTGGCGCGAAGGCATCGTCGATGGCTACGCGGGCCGAATCACGATGGAGGCCAACGACGTGGCGCGTGCGATGCCCCTCTTGGAGAGAGCCGCTCGCGGCTGTCACGGCATGAGGTATCCATTCTTCGAGGTGCGCGTTCATCTCTGGTTGGGCATGGCCAGAGAGAAGCGCGGCGACACCGCCGGCGCGTGCAGTGCTTACCGCGGGGTGCTCGATCGATGGGGCAAGGCCACGCCACGCTCGGTCACCGCCATCGAAGCGGAAAAACGCCGCCGCGCACTCGCGTGCAAGTGA